The Flavobacterium piscisymbiosum genome includes a region encoding these proteins:
- a CDS encoding winged helix-turn-helix transcriptional regulator — protein MNLECKSDLIKVNSKLFPCTVSIAMDLIGGKWKAVILYHLKDIDKRYNELRKEMPAVTEMTLSLQLKQLEKDGLISRTVHGKKPPVKVVYSLTDFGRSCIPLLNAITEWGNHVAVQKGEFINVKLVTATILPQN, from the coding sequence ATGAATTTAGAATGTAAAAGTGATTTAATTAAGGTGAATAGTAAACTGTTTCCGTGCACTGTCAGTATAGCTATGGATCTGATTGGCGGAAAGTGGAAAGCAGTTATACTTTATCATTTAAAAGATATAGATAAAAGATATAATGAGTTGAGAAAAGAAATGCCTGCTGTTACAGAGATGACTCTTAGCCTGCAATTAAAGCAACTAGAAAAAGATGGCCTTATATCGAGAACGGTTCACGGCAAAAAGCCTCCTGTTAAAGTTGTTTATAGTTTAACGGATTTTGGAAGATCCTGTATTCCTCTACTCAATGCCATCACAGAGTGGGGTAATCACGTTGCTGTTCAAAAAGGTGAATTTATCAATGTAAAACTTGTTACTGCGACGATTTTGCCACAAAATTAA
- a CDS encoding NmrA/HSCARG family protein: MVSDLKGHKSSSQENKPLITIVGILGKQGSSVAQTLLQSGRYRVRGITRRIDSPDTVRLIDQGVELVSVPLNAGYKKDFVKAFQGSYGVFMLTPNIAPPQIHEFALGKELADAAVEAGVQHIIFSSLENVDKITAGKKFAPHFTDKARVEDYIRTLPVKSTFIYMGFFYTNFLEFYTPIVKDDILVFPIYLPKDFRAPFVDPTTATGPAVLEILSYPLKYSGKSLPVIGDIISPQEILDTFVKVTGKKAQYSSTFTREDFLDHFPEFSSNETLVREIIGMSEYAVEYGYYRQDRNLLWSRQINSNTLTWEDFLRSTNWQGEKQIY; encoded by the coding sequence ATGGTATCTGATCTCAAAGGACATAAATCAAGCTCTCAAGAAAATAAACCGCTTATCACTATCGTAGGTATTTTGGGCAAACAAGGAAGTAGTGTTGCGCAAACTCTTTTACAAAGTGGACGCTATCGGGTACGAGGCATTACAAGACGCATTGATTCTCCCGATACAGTCAGGCTGATTGATCAGGGCGTTGAACTTGTTAGTGTACCACTTAATGCTGGATATAAAAAAGATTTCGTTAAAGCATTTCAAGGCTCATATGGTGTTTTCATGCTAACACCCAATATTGCTCCCCCGCAAATACATGAGTTTGCATTAGGTAAAGAATTGGCAGATGCCGCTGTTGAAGCAGGAGTTCAACATATTATCTTTAGCAGTTTGGAAAATGTAGATAAAATTACGGCTGGCAAAAAGTTTGCTCCCCATTTTACAGACAAAGCCAGAGTTGAAGATTATATCCGTACACTGCCGGTCAAAAGCACATTCATATATATGGGATTCTTTTATACAAATTTCCTGGAATTTTACACTCCAATTGTAAAGGACGATATACTTGTCTTTCCTATATATCTCCCTAAGGACTTCCGAGCACCATTTGTTGATCCCACTACAGCCACGGGGCCGGCCGTTTTAGAAATTTTGTCATATCCGCTTAAATACTCAGGTAAATCCTTACCGGTTATTGGTGATATCATCTCACCCCAGGAAATACTAGATACCTTTGTTAAGGTTACGGGCAAGAAAGCCCAATATAGTTCGACATTCACACGGGAAGATTTTCTGGATCATTTCCCGGAATTTAGTTCAAATGAGACTTTAGTACGGGAGATTATCGGTATGTCAGAATATGCTGTTGAATATGGCTATTACCGACAAGACAGGAATTTGCTCTGGAGCAGACAAATAAATTCTAATACCCTTACCTGGGAAGATTTTTTGCGTAGTACAAATTGGCAAGGCGAAAAACAAATTTACTAA
- a CDS encoding alkaline phosphatase D family protein: protein MENNNDLSRRRFLRNSLLVAGGVFIAPLIESCSDDDKTDNSGAPDGMKNEGFETGVASFDPTETGVIIWTRYSAGSDAEITWELSKDAAFSEVTRKGQAAASSTNDFTIAVDVQNITSNTKYYYRFYNTKTKQVTVTGETRTLPSKTDSVNEVKMAVVSCSNFPAGLFNVYGAIASSDADVVVHLGDYIYEYAPGQYGTNPFTNALGREHKPAREILNLSDYRERYRQYRGDKNLQLLHQKKPFICVWDDHEFANDTYKSGAENHQPAEGDFQMRKMAAFQAYSEYIPLKTGKDLRIYRSFNFGNILSLYMMDTRFIARDKQMSYADYIDNSGNFDQTKFRTDLLSPGRKLIGSEQMTWLGSQISADTAKWKVLGQQILMTKMLIPAELLLLLNQVLAEVDHFGSAQPATMQALIGAISALVVIKMRHKQNDSSLTAQEIARVTTTLPYNLDAWDGYFAEREQLYAMLSGKNVVVLAGDTHNAWMGKLTDMQGKFIGTEIACSSVSSPGLEAYLGISSDPAKAIELAQAFTVLIDDLEYANLYKRGYTYLKFTASGSEAEWRFVDSVTSETTNTVTEKKYTIA, encoded by the coding sequence ATGGAAAATAACAATGATTTAAGCAGAAGAAGGTTTCTTAGAAATTCATTATTGGTCGCTGGAGGAGTTTTTATCGCCCCACTTATTGAAAGCTGCAGTGACGATGACAAAACTGATAACAGCGGTGCACCGGACGGAATGAAAAATGAAGGGTTTGAGACAGGAGTAGCCAGTTTTGACCCGACTGAAACAGGAGTGATTATCTGGACAAGATATTCAGCAGGTTCAGATGCTGAAATTACCTGGGAGTTAAGTAAGGACGCCGCATTTTCTGAAGTAACAAGAAAAGGGCAGGCCGCAGCATCTTCTACAAATGATTTTACAATAGCGGTAGATGTTCAGAACATCACTTCAAATACAAAATATTATTATAGATTTTATAATACCAAAACCAAACAAGTAACTGTTACCGGAGAAACACGCACACTGCCGTCTAAAACAGATAGTGTAAATGAGGTAAAAATGGCGGTTGTTTCCTGTTCTAATTTTCCGGCAGGACTTTTTAATGTGTATGGTGCAATTGCTTCTTCAGATGCAGATGTAGTGGTTCATCTTGGAGATTATATTTACGAATATGCGCCGGGACAATACGGAACAAATCCATTTACCAACGCACTGGGCAGAGAGCATAAACCAGCCAGAGAGATTCTAAACCTCAGCGATTACAGAGAAAGATACAGGCAATATAGAGGAGATAAAAATCTTCAGCTTCTTCATCAGAAAAAACCTTTTATATGTGTCTGGGATGACCATGAGTTTGCTAACGATACTTATAAATCCGGTGCAGAAAATCATCAACCCGCCGAAGGAGATTTTCAGATGAGAAAGATGGCAGCTTTTCAGGCCTACAGCGAATACATTCCACTTAAAACAGGAAAAGATCTTAGAATTTACAGAAGTTTTAATTTCGGTAATATTCTTTCGCTTTACATGATGGATACCAGATTTATAGCCAGAGATAAGCAGATGAGTTATGCTGATTATATTGATAATAGCGGAAATTTTGACCAGACAAAATTTAGAACAGATTTGTTAAGCCCCGGCAGAAAATTAATTGGAAGCGAACAAATGACCTGGCTGGGATCACAAATCAGTGCAGATACTGCTAAATGGAAAGTATTGGGCCAGCAGATCCTGATGACAAAAATGCTGATTCCTGCAGAGCTGCTGCTGCTTTTGAATCAGGTTTTAGCAGAAGTAGATCATTTTGGAAGTGCACAGCCAGCGACCATGCAAGCTCTTATTGGTGCAATCTCTGCGCTTGTTGTTATTAAAATGAGACATAAACAAAATGATTCTTCATTAACAGCTCAGGAAATTGCGAGAGTTACCACAACTTTGCCCTATAATTTGGATGCCTGGGATGGTTATTTTGCCGAAAGAGAGCAATTGTATGCCATGCTTTCCGGGAAAAATGTTGTAGTGCTGGCCGGAGATACACATAATGCCTGGATGGGTAAACTTACCGATATGCAGGGAAAATTTATAGGTACTGAAATAGCCTGCAGTTCTGTTTCATCACCAGGGCTGGAAGCTTATCTTGGAATTAGCTCAGATCCTGCAAAAGCGATAGAATTAGCACAAGCATTTACAGTACTGATAGATGATTTAGAATATGCAAATTTATATAAACGCGGATATACATATCTTAAATTTACAGCATCTGGTTCTGAAGCTGAATGGCGATTTGTAGATAGTGTAACAAGTGAAACTACAAATACAGTCACAGAAAAAAAATATACTATAGCATAG
- a CDS encoding RNA methyltransferase: protein MNDNFINEYFGIGIQNGKTPENLGVLWRSAQNLGATFIFTIGNRYAKQASDTHDAVKAIPYFHYDTFEAFFENLPKGARLVGVELDDKASDLETFEHPRRCVYLLGAEDHGLSRKVMDKCHHLVKFKSEKSLNVAVAGTIIMYDRNLAKPRS, encoded by the coding sequence ATGAATGATAATTTTATAAATGAATATTTTGGTATAGGAATACAAAATGGTAAAACGCCTGAAAATTTAGGTGTTTTGTGGCGATCTGCTCAAAACCTGGGAGCTACATTTATATTTACCATTGGTAATCGATATGCCAAACAAGCCAGCGATACCCACGATGCTGTAAAAGCAATTCCTTATTTTCATTATGATACTTTTGAAGCTTTTTTCGAAAACTTACCAAAAGGAGCGCGATTAGTTGGTGTTGAATTAGATGATAAAGCATCTGATTTAGAAACTTTTGAACACCCAAGACGTTGTGTTTATTTATTAGGAGCAGAAGATCATGGCTTATCGAGAAAAGTAATGGATAAATGCCATCATTTAGTAAAATTTAAATCAGAAAAAAGTTTAAATGTAGCCGTGGCAGGAACTATTATTATGTACGATAGAAATTTGGCTAAACCACGTTCTTAA
- a CDS encoding RagB/SusD family nutrient uptake outer membrane protein — translation MKRYIKNKITRMLPFIVLATLSGSCSKDFLDADPLSFYEPEATFNTEAGLQATLALCDKQLRNNYIHFGYSGVSVPIASEYLFSDMAQYGKTDTGSNIADYANTIVPTGDFRRDAGGEALYLGFLWTEAYTGIKNANTVLSFIGNVTTLSEEVKNKYIGQAYFHRSYRYLNLVYQFGDIPLITKILSVPKQSYYSTKKEAIIEMITADMEKAVQFVPEQSKIGYVGMISKGACRQLLIKCYLASGRFADAEAQANILINQSGYSLVQNTLGIFDPGGNPAAWPITRNVIWDLHRPENKVISANTEAILVAPNGGAQSFLAFSSMRIFGPNWNDANLITPDGKTAAPRFPLTDKTNYNAKYDYQRAIGRGIGTISGSYYSQHPMWVVNHIEDKQDLRHNSTVGNWVNMEDLKYAPGAGGSATWAGQNFRMKDASGKLLAQDSIRDWYDFPHYKIFFHDVVAEANPAANDFQGATAGASAHLYIYRLAETYLLRAEARFYQGNTSGAAQDVNVVRARAKASQMYTTVTIGDICAERGRELYLEEWRNVELKRISHCLALSGKPDEWGQTYSKDNWDKQSGTDATGGSYWYQRIVHYTLYNKYPAGISIKPGVKFYSMDKRNNYWPIPFRLAIEPNIKGQLSQNYGYDGYNAGVKVWDKWQDAVEDESKN, via the coding sequence ATGAAAAGATATATAAAAAATAAAATTACAAGAATGTTGCCTTTTATTGTATTGGCAACCTTGTCTGGCTCTTGTTCAAAAGATTTTCTCGATGCAGATCCGCTTTCTTTTTATGAACCTGAAGCTACATTTAATACCGAAGCCGGGTTACAGGCAACCTTAGCATTGTGCGATAAACAGCTGCGTAATAATTATATTCATTTTGGTTATTCTGGTGTTAGTGTGCCTATTGCCTCAGAATATCTTTTTTCTGATATGGCACAATATGGAAAAACGGATACAGGCAGTAATATTGCTGATTACGCAAATACAATTGTTCCTACCGGGGATTTTCGAAGAGATGCAGGTGGTGAAGCGCTTTACCTTGGGTTTCTATGGACTGAAGCTTACACAGGTATTAAAAATGCAAATACCGTATTATCGTTTATTGGTAATGTGACAACTTTATCTGAAGAAGTTAAAAATAAATATATCGGGCAGGCTTATTTTCACAGATCATACCGTTATCTTAATCTGGTTTATCAATTTGGAGACATTCCTTTGATTACCAAAATCTTGTCGGTTCCTAAGCAGAGTTATTATTCTACTAAAAAAGAAGCGATCATCGAAATGATTACAGCAGATATGGAGAAAGCTGTACAATTTGTGCCGGAACAATCAAAAATAGGATATGTAGGTATGATTAGCAAAGGCGCATGTCGTCAGTTACTAATTAAATGTTATTTAGCATCCGGAAGATTTGCTGATGCAGAAGCACAAGCCAATATTTTGATTAATCAATCAGGTTATTCTTTGGTACAAAATACTTTAGGAATTTTTGATCCGGGAGGAAATCCTGCGGCATGGCCTATTACCAGAAATGTAATCTGGGATTTGCACAGACCGGAGAACAAAGTGATTTCTGCAAATACTGAAGCGATATTGGTGGCACCAAATGGAGGAGCACAATCATTTTTAGCATTTTCATCGATGAGAATTTTTGGACCTAACTGGAATGATGCTAATTTAATTACTCCTGATGGTAAAACAGCAGCACCGCGTTTTCCATTGACTGATAAAACGAATTATAATGCAAAATATGATTATCAAAGAGCAATAGGTCGTGGTATTGGTACTATTAGCGGTTCTTATTATTCACAACATCCTATGTGGGTTGTAAATCATATTGAAGACAAGCAGGATCTTAGACACAACAGCACAGTAGGAAACTGGGTGAATATGGAAGATCTTAAATACGCTCCCGGAGCAGGGGGTAGCGCAACATGGGCTGGGCAAAATTTTAGAATGAAAGATGCATCAGGAAAATTGTTAGCGCAAGATTCTATTCGTGATTGGTATGATTTCCCGCATTATAAAATCTTTTTTCATGATGTTGTGGCCGAAGCTAATCCGGCAGCAAATGATTTTCAGGGAGCTACAGCAGGAGCTAGCGCACACTTGTACATATACCGTTTAGCCGAAACCTATTTATTACGTGCAGAAGCCCGTTTTTATCAAGGTAATACTTCCGGAGCAGCTCAGGATGTGAATGTTGTAAGAGCAAGAGCAAAAGCTTCGCAAATGTATACCACGGTAACTATTGGAGATATTTGTGCAGAAAGAGGAAGAGAACTTTATCTGGAAGAATGGAGAAATGTAGAGTTAAAACGTATTTCGCACTGTTTGGCTCTTAGCGGAAAACCAGACGAATGGGGGCAGACTTACAGTAAAGATAATTGGGATAAACAATCAGGAACAGATGCAACAGGCGGAAGTTATTGGTACCAGCGTATTGTACATTATACTCTTTATAACAAATATCCAGCGGGTATTTCTATTAAGCCAGGTGTAAAGTTTTATTCTATGGACAAACGTAATAATTACTGGCCAATTCCATTTAGACTTGCTATAGAGCCTAATATTAAAGGACAGTTGAGCCAGAACTATGGTTATGACGGATATAATGCAGGTGTTAAAGTATGGGATAAATGGCAGGATGCGGTTGAAGATGAAAGTAAAAACTAA
- a CDS encoding SusC/RagA family TonB-linked outer membrane protein encodes MTNFIRIKKSPEGLSGFYLKKKMMIFCVLFSLSQIHGYAISTTSTTAMQNVQQQKNIKGQVNDENGMPLPGVTILEKGSKNATLTDFDGKFTLKVENENAILVVSFLGYSNREVALKGQTSITVKMQKATTSLEEVVVVGYGKMKKKDLTGAIVQVTPDKLANQNPQTVQDILRGTPGVRVGYDPSAKGGGNIQIRGQTSVYTGTDQKTGGPHNSPLIILDGMQFYGELSEINPDDIAQLDILKDASAASVYGSRAAAGVILISTKKGKTGKPMVSFTTNTTISNKSAYRGVYSPEGYLKYREDWETAQTYGANTTTGQYEAWISGAVAAGKPGYFSSPNDLGKWGITEAQWLAYQPPLQTNGKSSKEVWGARLGLNFDPSLMANFLADKTHDWSNSSFRTGINHDNNLSISGASDRVNYYMSFGYLTSEGAIVGNDYKSARSNMKVDAKVTDWLDLGLNVNFQDRSDGDITPSLGTNAGDNNMMRTSPFGTFRDANGNYERQPMGKNVSGQNYNYYYERQFIEKETGYTTLNTIFNAKVTLPFGITYSFNIAPRYQFYHDRYFRSTQNPNWPAATTGANRNSSTRFDYNLNNTLTWDYTIAEKHHIVATFVQEAEERRYWSDGMDAYNIQPSDALGFHLVNTATMANSAIRSNDTHETADGLMARLFYSYDNRYMLTATVRRDGYSAFGASNPYAVFPSFGVAWTFKNENWFNWDAMSTGKLRMSWGKNGNRSLADPYISLANLVNTGTMGYLDPSGKALEIKYLSLDRMANPNLAWEKTTSTNIGLDLGFLQDRITATLDFYRASTHDMIMSQSLPGFTGFSAIATNLGEVQNQGMELSINSLNIKHPNFEWRTTFGISYNENKIVSLYGNMVDVKDADGNVVGKKEGNDSANGWFIGRPITQIWDYRVTGIWQKDEWKEAQKYGQRPGDPKVANSYTADDVDAVGPDGVTYKKAVYNEKDKEFLGNSNSPVQWSLRNDFKIYKNWDLAISMYSNVGGKSLNSNYMNTFNDASLYKFNFNPYVNPYWTLDNPTNDWARLDAKGPAGTPVAPGKLYDRSFIRLDNISLAYTLPRDLLDRVHIKSIKIYASVQNVATWSASKEWKYFGDPETGGLATRQFNLGFNFQL; translated from the coding sequence ATGACAAATTTTATTAGGATTAAAAAAAGTCCTGAAGGTTTATCCGGATTCTATTTGAAAAAGAAAATGATGATATTCTGTGTATTATTTTCTTTATCTCAAATTCATGGATACGCTATTAGCACTACGAGTACAACAGCGATGCAAAATGTACAACAGCAAAAAAACATTAAAGGACAGGTAAATGATGAAAACGGTATGCCGCTGCCGGGAGTAACCATTTTAGAAAAAGGAAGTAAAAATGCTACTTTAACAGATTTTGACGGAAAATTTACTTTAAAAGTAGAGAACGAAAATGCAATATTAGTAGTGTCTTTTCTGGGCTATTCAAATAGAGAAGTTGCTTTAAAGGGACAAACTTCTATTACTGTAAAAATGCAAAAGGCGACCACTTCGTTAGAGGAGGTAGTTGTAGTAGGTTATGGTAAAATGAAGAAAAAGGATTTAACAGGAGCAATTGTTCAGGTTACACCAGATAAATTAGCCAACCAAAATCCTCAGACCGTTCAGGATATATTAAGAGGAACGCCGGGTGTAAGAGTAGGTTATGACCCATCTGCAAAAGGAGGAGGAAATATCCAAATTCGTGGGCAAACTTCTGTATACACAGGTACAGATCAAAAAACAGGAGGACCTCATAATTCACCGCTTATTATTTTAGACGGAATGCAGTTTTATGGTGAACTTTCAGAAATCAATCCTGATGATATTGCCCAGCTTGATATTTTAAAAGATGCATCGGCAGCATCTGTATATGGATCGAGAGCAGCAGCAGGAGTTATTCTTATTTCGACCAAAAAAGGTAAAACAGGTAAACCTATGGTTAGTTTTACTACAAATACAACAATTAGTAATAAGAGCGCCTATCGTGGTGTGTATTCTCCAGAGGGATATTTAAAGTATCGTGAAGATTGGGAAACGGCTCAAACTTATGGTGCCAATACAACAACCGGGCAATACGAAGCATGGATATCAGGTGCAGTTGCTGCTGGTAAGCCAGGGTATTTCTCAAGTCCTAATGATTTAGGTAAATGGGGTATTACTGAAGCTCAATGGTTAGCTTATCAGCCACCTCTGCAAACAAACGGAAAAAGTTCAAAGGAAGTATGGGGAGCACGTTTAGGATTGAATTTTGATCCTTCGCTAATGGCAAATTTCCTGGCAGATAAAACACACGATTGGAGCAATAGTTCTTTTAGAACCGGGATTAATCATGATAATAATTTGAGTATTTCCGGAGCAAGTGACAGAGTCAATTATTATATGTCTTTTGGTTATTTAACTTCAGAAGGAGCCATTGTAGGAAATGATTATAAGTCGGCTCGTTCGAATATGAAAGTTGATGCTAAAGTTACAGACTGGCTTGATCTTGGATTAAATGTTAATTTTCAGGATCGATCGGATGGAGATATTACGCCCTCTTTAGGTACAAACGCCGGGGATAATAATATGATGAGAACCAGCCCATTTGGAACCTTTAGAGATGCAAATGGCAATTATGAAAGACAGCCAATGGGGAAAAATGTTTCCGGGCAGAATTATAATTATTACTACGAACGTCAATTTATTGAAAAAGAAACAGGATACACGACATTGAATACTATTTTTAATGCAAAGGTCACGCTTCCTTTTGGAATAACGTATTCATTTAACATTGCGCCTCGTTATCAATTTTATCATGATCGTTATTTCAGATCAACACAAAATCCAAACTGGCCTGCAGCTACCACTGGAGCAAATAGAAATAGCTCTACAAGATTTGATTATAACCTGAATAATACATTAACATGGGATTATACAATTGCTGAAAAACATCATATCGTAGCAACTTTTGTTCAGGAAGCTGAAGAACGTCGTTATTGGTCAGATGGAATGGATGCCTATAATATTCAGCCTTCAGATGCTTTAGGATTTCATCTTGTAAATACGGCAACAATGGCAAACAGTGCGATTAGATCAAACGACACGCATGAAACAGCAGATGGATTAATGGCACGACTTTTTTATTCGTATGATAATCGTTATATGCTTACAGCGACTGTTCGTCGTGATGGATATTCGGCATTTGGAGCTTCAAATCCTTATGCAGTTTTCCCATCTTTTGGAGTTGCATGGACCTTTAAAAACGAAAACTGGTTTAATTGGGATGCAATGAGCACAGGTAAATTACGTATGTCCTGGGGTAAAAATGGAAACAGGTCGCTTGCAGACCCTTACATTTCTTTGGCAAACTTAGTAAATACCGGAACAATGGGGTATTTAGATCCTTCAGGAAAAGCTCTTGAAATTAAGTATTTATCGCTTGATCGTATGGCAAATCCAAATTTGGCATGGGAAAAAACAACATCTACAAATATAGGTCTTGACTTAGGTTTTTTACAGGATCGTATAACTGCTACTTTAGATTTTTACAGAGCCTCTACTCACGATATGATTATGAGTCAGTCTCTGCCTGGTTTTACTGGATTTTCTGCAATTGCAACGAATCTTGGAGAGGTTCAAAACCAAGGTATGGAATTGAGCATCAACAGTCTTAACATAAAACATCCAAATTTTGAATGGCGTACTACATTTGGAATATCGTATAACGAAAATAAAATTGTTTCATTATATGGCAATATGGTCGATGTTAAGGATGCAGATGGCAATGTTGTAGGAAAAAAAGAAGGTAATGATTCTGCGAATGGATGGTTTATTGGCAGACCGATCACTCAAATTTGGGATTATAGAGTAACTGGAATCTGGCAAAAAGATGAGTGGAAAGAAGCTCAAAAATATGGGCAGCGTCCTGGAGATCCAAAAGTTGCAAACAGCTATACAGCAGACGATGTAGATGCAGTAGGACCAGACGGTGTTACTTATAAAAAAGCAGTTTATAATGAAAAAGATAAGGAGTTTTTAGGAAATTCAAATTCTCCTGTACAGTGGTCGCTTCGTAATGATTTTAAGATTTATAAAAATTGGGATTTGGCAATCAGCATGTATTCAAATGTGGGAGGTAAGTCACTTAATTCAAATTATATGAACACTTTCAACGATGCCAGTTTATATAAATTCAACTTTAATCCATATGTAAATCCGTATTGGACACTTGACAACCCAACAAATGATTGGGCACGTCTTGATGCTAAAGGACCAGCCGGAACTCCGGTTGCACCAGGAAAATTGTATGATCGCAGCTTTATTCGTCTGGACAACATTTCGCTAGCCTATACACTTCCCAGAGATCTTTTAGATCGTGTACATATTAAAAGTATAAAAATTTATGCTTCAGTTCAAAACGTAGCAACATGGTCTGCTTCTAAAGAATGGAAATACTTTGGAGATCCGGAAACAGGAGGATTGGCCACAAGACAATTCAATTTAGGTTTTAATTTCCAACTTTAA
- a CDS encoding mechanosensitive ion channel family protein, producing MEEFFTDILKHVEGYYYSLVDITPKILLAILVVLISWLIAARVKVFADRRLKTKMHDPLLATFIANLIKALLIVIGLLFMFRVIGLNGVAQSVLAGAGISAFVIGFALKDIGENFLAGILLAFKRPFSVGDIIESNGVKGKVVALNLRDTQIKSDSKNIYIPNALLIKNTLVNFNSEGYLLQDFTIGLEYGSDYRKAIEIITEVMKEDTAVIDKGYSNSAVVSGITGSTIQINIRYWVKTDRTVTDGKHRSEVVIKVAEALQQNGFTIK from the coding sequence ATGGAAGAATTTTTCACCGACATTCTCAAACATGTTGAAGGATACTACTATAGTCTTGTTGACATTACCCCAAAAATTTTACTGGCCATACTTGTGGTTCTTATTTCATGGCTTATCGCTGCAAGAGTGAAAGTTTTTGCAGACCGAAGATTAAAAACAAAAATGCATGATCCTCTTTTGGCAACTTTTATTGCCAATCTTATAAAAGCACTGCTTATTGTAATAGGTTTGCTTTTTATGTTTCGTGTCATTGGCCTTAACGGAGTAGCACAAAGTGTTCTCGCCGGAGCTGGTATATCGGCATTTGTAATTGGATTTGCTTTAAAAGATATAGGCGAAAATTTTCTGGCAGGTATTTTATTGGCTTTCAAAAGACCGTTTTCTGTTGGTGATATTATCGAAAGCAACGGCGTAAAAGGAAAAGTTGTCGCCCTGAACCTGCGTGATACACAAATAAAAAGTGACAGCAAAAACATTTATATTCCCAACGCATTATTAATAAAAAATACGCTTGTAAATTTTAACAGCGAAGGATATTTGCTCCAAGATTTTACAATTGGTCTCGAATATGGTTCTGATTACAGAAAAGCAATTGAAATCATTACCGAAGTCATGAAAGAAGATACTGCCGTAATCGACAAAGGATACTCTAATTCTGCCGTAGTTTCTGGCATTACAGGAAGTACAATACAAATCAATATACGCTATTGGGTAAAAACCGACCGAACCGTTACAGATGGCAAACATCGCTCTGAAGTTGTCATAAAAGTCGCAGAAGCCCTGCAACAAAACGGTTTTACAATTAAATAA